GATGTTTCCTACTACTGTATAAATTCTTTCTGCTCCTTTTGGATTGGATAGGTTTTCGATCATGTGGTAAGAATCATAGAACATTGGACGGATAAGGTGGTTGAATCCAGAATTCACCCCCACAAAAACAGTAGCCGTTGTCTGTTTGATCACATTAGCTTTCACCAATAAATATCCGCTTTTCCCAACTAAGAATTTTCCAGGTTCAAACCATAATTCGAATTTTTTTCCTGTAGATTTTGAGAACTCAGAAATTACTTTTTCTACTTTTTTACCTAATGTTCTCACATCAGTTTCTTCTTCACTATCCTGATAAGGGATTTTGAAACCGCTTCCCATATCCAGATATTTCAGATTTGGGAAATGTTCAGAAAGTTCCAGCATAATCTCCAAAGCCTGCAGGAATACATCCGGGTCTTTGATCTCACTTCCTGTATGCATGTGAAGTCCTTCCACATTCAGGTTTGTACTTTTCATCACTCTTTCGATGTGACGAACCTGGTGAATAGAAATACCGAATTTACTGTCGATATGCCCCGTTGAAATTTTATAGTTTCCTCCAGCAAAAATATGTGGGTTGATTCTTACCAAAATAGGATACGAATTTCCGTATTTATTCCCGAACTGCTCAAGAATAGAAATGTTATCAATGTTTATATGAACTCCAAAGGTCATTGCTTCTTCTATTTCAGCAAGATCAACACAGTTGGGAGTAAACAATATCTTTTCTTTTGAAAATCCTGCCTTTAATCCAAGTTTTACTTCATTAATGGATACACAATCCAAAGAAGCGCCCAGATTCTTGACATACTTAAGGATATTGATGTTTGTCAACGCCTTCGCTGCGTAGAAGAACTTTGTATGTTTTAAAAAAGAAGATGTAAGTTTTTCGTATTGAACTTTGATAGATTCCGCGTCATAAACATACACCGGGGTGCCAAACTCATTGGCAATCTTTAATAATTCTTTTGAATTCATAATTTCATTTTAACATAAAAAAAGGCAGATTCTTATAAAAAGAGCCTGCCGCATTGATTATTTTTTATGCAAGACAACTCTTTTAAATATTCCAAACCTTAGAGAACCTTACAGCTCCCTTTTTTCCAGTTTTAATTTGTTTAAAATTTTGCATTGCTTCTATTTATTTTTTGCAAAAATACTATTTATTTTTTATTATACGAAAATTGATTTGAAAAGCATCTTCTTTCAGATCAACTTGTAAAGTACTAATTCCTATATCATTTCGGCAAAGGCAGGGTTTCAAAATCGCTGCGAAGCAGTGCCAGCTGCAGTTCATTATTCAGATCGGTGGAAGATAGCGGAAGGTCAATTTTTAACTTAGTCAGCTTGCTCAACGTCTGAATCTGGGTAAACAGCTCATAAAAACCAAATGAAACCACTTTCCCGTTTTCAATGATTAAAAATAATTTCTCTCCCAGTTTTCTTCCCTGTCCCAGCCATAGTTCATTCCTCTTTCTGAATTCAACTCTCTGTTTCAGTACTGAAAAATCTTTAAATTCTTCCTGAGTCCCAATAAACTGAACGGCTTTTGTTCCTTGCGTAAATGATCTGAATTTTAAAACTGGTTTTTCGGTTTTATTGAGTGTATTTTTCTCAACTACATATTTATTATTTCTAAAATAAAGCCCGAAAGGCAGAACTTCTTTCTTTTTAATATTCTTGGAATTAAGAATCAGCTTGGCAATAATGTCTGTTCCGGTAAGCTCAAAATTAATCTGTTCAACATCTTTCTGAATCTGTTCCCATTTTTTCGATTTGGAATTGAAAACTTTTTTGGAAAATTTGTTGATATCCTGAACATAATCTGAGAACATAATCCGTCCCGCTTCATCCTGAAAATAAACAAAGCCTTTATCATTCGGAAGGTCCTGAGTAAGCTCTTTGATCTTGTTGATGTAGGTTTTTGCATTAGACTCATCATGTTGTTTCTGAATGATTTCGTTTTCGATATCTTTTGAAATCAGAAGTTTGAAAAGTTCTAATGTAGCTCTTGCATCACCTTCAGCCCTGTGGTGATTGGTTAAAGGAATTCCCAGAGATTTCACCAGTTTTCCCAGCGAATAACTTACCTCATCAGGAATCAGTTTCTTTGCCAAAGGAATTGTATCTAAAGTGCTGGTTTTGAAGTCATACCCAAGCCTTTTGAATGACTGACGGAGCATTCTGTAATCAAAATCAATATTATGACCTACCAATGTTGTATTTTGAGTTATCTCGATAACTCTTTTGGCAATTTCATGAAATTTTGGAGCAGTTTTGACCATTTTTGGGGTAATACTGGTCAGTTTCTGCACAAAAGGAGTAATATCACTTTCAGGGTTTACCAGAGATATAAACTGGTCAGTAATTTTCTGACCATCATATCTGTAGATGGCGATATCGATAATGCATTCATTTCTATAACCTGCACCATTACTTTCTATATCTATAATTGAATACATTGAATGTGTGTTAACTGCTGTTTTGTCATTTATATTTAAAACCGAAGCTTTATTCCCCGATAAAATCCGGTTCTATTTTTTACTGTTATGTAAAGATAACCTGCTAAAATAACAAAAAATATATCAAAATATAGCAGGTTATCCTTCAAAATTATCTTCTTCTGCCTCCCAGGCCAAACATTCCGAGAATAGCTTTTGCTCCTTCTCTCATTAATGTAGAGGTAAAAGTACGGCCGGCTTTACTCTGCAATACCTGCTCAAACATTCCGGGTTCTTCTTTTACCGGTCTTGTCTTTTGAGTCGGTGCTGGATTTTGTGCAGCCTGTTCCATTCTATTGGTTAGCATTTCATAAGCAGATTCTCTGTCAACAGGCTGCTCATATTTTGCAACAAGTGCCGATTTTGAGGTCAGATCTGAGATTTCTGATCCACTCAAAACATCCATTCTTGATTCCGGAGAGATCAGATAAGTATGTACTAATGGTGTAGGTATTCCTTTTTCATCAAGAGCTGTAACAAATGCTTCACCAATTCCCAAATTCTGGATCAGGCTGGAAGCATTGTAATATTCTGTGGTAGGATAGTTTTCAACGGCTTTGGAAATCTCTTTTTTATCTTTTGCTGTAAACCCTCTTAAGGCATGCTGTATCTTCAATCCCAATTGAGAAAGCACATTTTCAGGGACATCACCAGGAATCTGAGTAATAAAATAGATCCCCACTCCTTTGGAGCGGATCAGTTTTACCATTGTTTCAATCTGTGAGAGAAGAGCTTTAGACGCTTCATCAAAAATCAGGTGAGCTTCATCTATAAATAATACCAGCTTTGGTTTGCCACTATCCCCTTCTTCAGGAAACGTCATATAAATTTCTGCAAAAAGCGAAAGCATGAACGTAGAGAAAAGCTGCGGTTTATTCTGAATGTCAGATACTCTTAAAATATTAACGACTCCTTTTCCGTCTCTTGTTTCCAGTAAATCATGAACATCAAAGCTTAATTCACCAAAGAATCCTGCCGCTCCCTGCTGCTCCAAAGCCACAATAGATCTTAAAATTGTTCCAAGAGATGCTGGCGCAATGGATCCGTAATTGGCTGCAAGCTCAGCTTTTCCTTGTGCATTATCTGTAACATACTGCAGTACTTTCTTCAAATCATTAAGATCAATCAATGGAAGCCCTTTATCATCACAGTATTTGAAAACAATAGACATGATACTTTGCTGAGTATCGTTAAGTTCAAGAATTTTACTTAGTAAAACAGGTCCGAATTCTGTAACGGTAGCTCTCAGTTTCACTCCTTCCCCTCCTGAAATACTCATCAGTTCTACCGGAAAGCTTTGTGGATTATAAGGGAGCTGTGTTTTGGCATACCTTTCTTCAATAACAGGATTCATCTGGCCTGCTTCTGCAATCCCTGAGAAATCTCCTTTGATATCAAGAACCAAAGAGGGAATTCCTGCATGAGAAAGCTGTTCTGCAAACACCTGTAATGTTTTCGTCTTACCGGTTCCCGTAGCTCCGGCGATAAGACCATGGCGGTTAATTGTTTTCAGGGGAATGGTTACGTTTACTTCTGTAACCACTTCACCATCCAGCATTCCCTTTCCTAATATAATATGCTCGCCTTTTGGAGTGTATCTAGCGTTGAGTTCTTCAATAAATTGTGTTTTGTCTGCCATTTGATCGCTTTTTTAAACTTATAAATATAGAATTTTTGAAGAATATTTAAAGATATTTTCTAATGAACTTATCTTTATTTCTTCGAAAAATAAATTTGTATCTGCATAAACAAATTTTAAACCATATGCATTAAATCCTCCACTAATATATGATTTCTGCAGAGGACATGATAAAAAACAGCATTTGCAGATTCATACTATCTAAGGCATTCTTTTTGCTGAAAAAACAACACATACTAAACATATGTTTAACAAAGTATTGAAAGAAACTATCAATGGGATTTAACATTTCATTTAGAATTTATCTAATACTTTGTATCTTTAACTCATTAAAAAAAGACCCCAATGAAAATTGAACAAATATATACGGGCTGTCTGGCTCAGGGTGCCTATTATATTGTATCAGAGAATGAAGCAGTCATTATAGATCCTTTAAGAGAAGTAAAACCTTATCTGGATCGTCTGGAAAAAGACAATGTCATTTTAAAATATATTTTTGAAACTCACTTCCATGCAGATTTTGTATCAGGGCATTTGGATTTAAGCAAGAAAACAGGTGCTCCGATTGTATATGGACCTACTGCTGCTCCTGAATTTGAAGCCATCATCGCTGAAGACAATCAGATTTTTGAGATCGGAAAAGTAAAAATAAAGGTAATGCATACTCCGGGACACACCATGGAAAGCAGTACTTACCTTTTAATAGATGAGAATGGTGTTGAAACAGCAATTTTTACGGGTGACACTTTGTTTTTAGGAGATGTCGGCAGACCAGATCTTGCGCAAAAAGCAACTAATCTTACTCAAGAAGACCTTGCGGGGATTCTATATGACAGTCTTCAGAACAAAATCATGCCATTGAATGACAGCATCACCGTTTATCCTGCTCATGGTGCAGGTTCTGCTTGCGGAAAAAATATGCAGAAGGAAACGGTAGATATTTTAGGAAACCAAAAGAAAACGAATTATGCGCTTAATCAACCCGATAAAGCCTCTTTTATCAGAGAAGTTCTTGATGGTTTAACGGCACCACCGAAATATTTCGGAATGAATGTGGCTTTAAATAAAGGAGGATATGAAAGTCTGGATGTTGTGATGGACAAAGGGCTGCAACCTGTAGCACCGGAAGATTTTGAAGCACTGGCTGAAGAAACCGGGGCATTAATTCTGGATACAAGAGGAGCTGCAGACTTCCATAAAGGATTTGTTCCCAACTCTATCAATATAGGATTGAAGGGTGATTTTGCCCCTTGGGTAGGAAACCTAATCGTGGATGTAAAGCATCCTTTATTACTGATAACAGATGAAGGAACTGAGGAGGAAGTAATTACCAGATTAAGCAGAGTAGGTTTTGATAATGTAGTGGGATATCTGAAAGGAAGTTTTGAAGCCTGGAAAAATGCAGGTAAGGAAATTGATGAGATCAAAAGAATTACCCCTGCTGAATTTGCTGAACAGTTTACAGAAGATGCAAAAGTAATTGATGTAAGAAAACTGACTGAATATTCTGCAGAGCACATTGACAATGCTTACAATAAGCCACTGGACACTATCAGTGACTGGGCCCGCACAATAGATGATTCGGAACACTTCTTCCTTCACTGTGCAGGCGGATATAGAAGCATGATCGCAGCAAGCATTCTTAACTCACACGGAATCAGAAATTTCACTGAAATAGAAGGTGGTTTTAACGGCATTAAAAAAACGGAAAAATTCCCAACTACAGACTTTGTATGCCAATCCAAAACGTTGTAAGATCATGAAAAATAAGTTTTTTGGACTTGTTTTAGCATCAGTTTTTACGCTAAGCGCCTGTAAAACAGCTCATATCGCAGAAACACCCAAAGCCAGCATCACACAAGTTGTCAACAGTTCTGATGTAACATTGGTGGATGTCAGAATTCCGGAACAATATGCTGCAGGAACGGCAAAAAATGCCATCAACATTCCATTGGCAGAGATTCAAAACAATATAGAAAGCCTTAAGGGTAAAAAAGTTGTTGTATTCTGCAATAAAGGAGTTCAGGCAGATCAGGCTATGGAAATTCTGAAGAAAAACGGAGTGGAAGCGTATGATGGTACTAGCTGGAAGAACGTAAAAGCTATCCAGGACGAAACAAACAAAAAAGCAAACTAATAAAACCAAAATATGTCACAAAAATTTCAGGAAATCATTGATTCCGACAGGCCTGTACTGATCGATTTTTTTGCAACATGGTGCCAGCCTTGCAAAGTACAATCTTCAGTATTAAATACCGTAAAGGAAAATATCGGCGAAGGAGCCAGAATCATAAAGGTAGATGTAGATCAATATCCCGCACTGGCAGCTCAATACGGGGTGCGCGGAGTACCTACACTGGCGATTTTCAAAAAAGGAGAAATCCTATGGAAAGAAAGTGGTGTGCATGATGTGAATACCCTCACCCAACTTTTACAAGAATATGCTTAAAACTGTGATTTTTCACAGTTTTTTTTATAACTCCCACAGATCGCACGGATTTTCACAGATGTTTCTCCTTATTTTTCTTTATATAGAAATTAAAAACCTGTGAAGATCTGCGAAATCAGTGGGAAAAATCTAAAATTCAATCGAAAAAGAATCTCTGTCATTTAAAAACTGGAAATGGGTTCTGAAATCTTTCAAATCATTCATATTCAGTTCTGCAGAGACAAGATTACCCAGTTTCTGAGAAATTTCTTTTCCGTCAGCAAAGAAACAGTGGGAGCTTTCCTGATAAAACAGGTCATTTCCATCTATCCCGATTCTGTTTAAGCCAAAGACAAAAGACAAATTTTCAATAGCCCGGGCTTTCAGTAGATGTTCCCATGCTCCTACCCTTTTCTCAGGCCAGTTGGCCACATACAAAATAGCATCATAGTCATCGTTATTTCTTGCAAAAACAGGAAAACGCAGATCATAACAAACCTGAAGCAAAAAGCGTATTCCTTTATACTCAACGATTACCCTGTCTTTTCCGGGTGTATACACTTTATCTTCTCCGGAAAAGGAAAACAAATGCCTTTTATCATAAAAAGATGTTGTCCCGTCCGGCTGTACAAAATACATTCTGTTGTAAAAATTTCCGTTCTGTTCTACCGGAGCACTTCCGCAGAATGCTGTATTTTTCTCTTTTGAGATCTTTTTCAAAAACTCCAGTGATTCATTATTTCTATCCGAAACCTCAGAAACATCCATACAGAAGCCTGTTGAAAACATTTCAGGAAGAAGAAACAGATCTGCTTCCACATTCTGAAGTTCTTTTTCTATGAGTTTAAAATTTTCAGCTTTATTTTTCCAGATGATATCTAAATTAAGCCCTACAACTTTCATCTTTTATTCTTTTTAAATTATTCTAAATGTGATGTATAAAAATACAGCTTTTATCTTTACAAATAAAGAATTAAACGGCCGAAAAAAAAGTTTCACGCTCCAAAATGAGGTTATATTTCATAATAATTTATTAAAGTCTTTCATTTTTATAATAAGGGCTCTCTTTCGGTTTCATTTTTGATAGAGATATTTTTTATACTATCCTTAAAAATTTAAAATTTATGAAGAAATTGTTTTTTATGGTGATGATTTTCTTTTTTGGGGCTATGGCTAACGCTCAGGCCTGGACAGGAAAAGGAGATCAGAAAGTACAACTGGGGCTGAGTGCCTGGGGATATGGAACCGGAGTAACAGGAACTTATGACTATGGGCTCAACAAACTTATTTCAGTGGGAGCCGGAATCAATGGCTATTTTGACAATTATAAAAACAACGATAAGGATAATCGTGTTTTTGTTTTCGGGAGATTGAACTTCCATTTACAGGAAGCACTGAACCTGCCTTCAAAATGGGATATCTACCCTGGGGTAGACCTTGGAGTGCTCGGAAGAGACTTCGGAGTTGGTGCTCATATTGGAGCCAGATATTTCTTCACAGAGAAAATAGGAGTCTTTGCAGAGGTAGGTAATAACGGCAGCCTTGGGGTTTCTTTCAATTTATAATCAAATCGTCTTTAAATATGACAAAGCTTCTCGTTTCGGGGAGCTTTTTTATTTGGCATAGTTTTGATAATTGTTACCTTTGCAAATTAAAATCTAAAATTTATTAATGGAAATAGCAATCAAACTTTTTCAGTTCATTCTGAGCATCTCTATACTTGTGCTTCTTCATGAGCTTGGGCATTTTTTACCGGCAATATGGTTCAAGACCAGAGCAGAGAAGTTTTTCCTGTTTTTTGATCCTTACTTCTCCATATTCTCCATGAAGAAAATCAACGGAAAATGGCAGTACAAATTTTTATCAAAGAACCTGCCGGATTCTGAAGTAATAGAGGTGAACGGAAAGAAGGAAGAAGTTCCTATCGATATATCAAAATTACCGGAAAACGACTGGAGAAAACACCCTGAACAAACCAAATACGGAATCGGATGGCTTCCTTTCGGAGGATATGTGAAAATTGCCGGAATGGTAGACGAAAGTATGGATACTGCCCAAATGAAAAAACCGGCAGAACCATGGGAATTCAGATCGAAACCAGCTTGGCAGAGACTTATTATTATGTTGGGAGGGGTTACTGTTAACTTTTTCCTTGCGTGGTTAATCTACAGCTGTTTATCTTTCTTCAATGGAGAAACGTATACGGATATTACAAAATTCAACAATGGTATTGAAGCTTCTTCTGCAGGAAAGAAAATGGGGTTCCAGAATGGTGACAAAATCATCAGCGTAGACGGAAAACCTGCGGAGAGACTTGAAAATACATCAATCAATATTCTTTTAGGAGATCATGTTACCGTAAACAGAAACGGCCAGGAAGTTACTTTCCCGGTAAATGCTGACGGTGTTGCAGATGTTCTTAAGCAGCGAGAAGCGAAATTATACATTACTCCAAGGGTTTCTATGGTCATTGATTCATTGGCAACTCCTTCTTCACAGGCATCTGGTCTTGCAAAAGGAGATAAAATTGTAGGAATCAATGGTAAGAAAGCCGCATTCTTTGATGAAGTAAGCACTCTTTTAAGTGAAAATAAAGGAAAAACGATTACCGTGGATGTTGAAAGAAACGGAGCTTTACAGACATTACCGGCGGTTTCTGTTGATAAAAACGGAAAACTGGGTGTAGCAATTGATACAAAAAGCATTGCAAAAGCTATCGTTACGAATAAAAAATATTCTTTTGGAGAGGCTATTCCAAGAGGATTTACAAGAACTATTGAAGCATTAACTACTCAGGTTAAGCAGTTCAAAATCATGTTCAACTCTAAAGTTCAGGGATATAAAAATGTAGGAGGGCCTATTGCGATTGTAAAGAATATGCCTGTAGATAAAGATGCAGACGGAAGCTTTAAGATCAACTGGGTTGCTTTCTGGAGCTTTACAGCGATGTTCTCCGTATGGTTGGCATTCCTGAATCTTATTCCTATTCCGGGACTTGATGGCGGACACGTTTTATTTACATTATATGAAATTATTGTAGGAAAACCGGTTCCTCAGAAAGTATTGGAAAATGCACAGATGATCGGAGTTATCTTCCTGTTAGGATTGATGTTACTGATCTTCGGAAGCGACATCTTCAAGGTATTTACTGGGAAATTATAATTTTTTTTAATTTTTTCATAAAAATATTTGTAGGGTATAAATATTCGTCCTATATTTGCACCACTTAAAACAAAGGACATTCCTCCTTAGCTCAGTTGGTTAGAGCATCTGACTGTTAATCAGAGGGTCGCTGGTTCGAGCCCAGCAGGAGGAGCAAAAAGACTTACAGAAATGTAAGTCTTTTTTATGCCTTACTATGAACAATTTTGCATTAATGTCCTATAACACACAAATTAGTGTGAAGATTAGAATATATTCGCCTCTATAATTTAAATTTAACGCAAAGGCTTAATATCCGATGTTTAATTTTTAAGGGAGCAAAGATGAAAATCAACTTTGTTGATTCTTTCTAAGCATGCGAATGTTCACTCAACTTTATCAGCGACATTGTCGCCATCTTAGCCTCCTTAACAATGAGATGAATGAATATAATCTTTGCGTTTTACTACTATTAAGACCTACACTTAAAAAAAATATTTTCAAATTACCTTCAGTTTTTATGAAATATTCATCTGTTTCATTGAATTTTATCAGTCTTTAAAGCATTTTTCCTGTAACTATTTTGTTAATAATCCGACTATTCTTTTTCAGAGTAATACAGATTGAGAAATTTTCAGCAAATGAATACTTCTCTACAATGACAAAGAAGAATAAAACCAACATATAGTATTGTATAAATACCCAATTGTACCATGAAGAAAACTATTATTTCGTTATTAACAGCATTTTCTATTATCGGGATTTCAGCACAGGAAAAGTCATATTTCTTATCAAGTCCCTCACTGAGCCCGGATGGCAAGACGGCTTATTTCTCTTATGACGGCGATATCTGGAAAGTAGGTTCCAATGGCGGCAATGCTTCAAGAATTACAGCCCTGGACGGAGAAGAAATCAATCCACGTCTTTCGCCGGATGGTAAATGGCTTGCATTCAGCTCTAACCAATATGGAAATTATGATGTATATGTGATGCCTGCTGAAGGAGGAACTATCAAGCAGTTGACGTTCCACACCGGAAGAGACGAAATGGAAAGCTGGGCATGGGACAGTAAAACCATTTACTTTACTTCCAGCAGAAATAATAATTTTGGCAGTTTTAAAACTACAATTGAAGGAAAAACACCACAAAAGCTTTTCAACAATTATTTCAACAACACCAATGGACTTGTAGAAACACCGGCGGGAGAATATCTTTTCACCAGTTCTTCAGAAAGCGCCCATCAGGTGCAGCGTAAGCGTTATAAAGGAGAAAATAATCCTGATATTTTAGGATACAATCCCAAAAGCAATTCTTTCAAACAATACACCAACTATGAAGGAAAAGATTTCAACCCAAGTGTAGATAAAAATGGTATTATTTACTTTATTTCTGACGAGAATAATGGAGAATATAATCTTTATAAACTAGAAAATGGTAAAAAGACTTCTTTAACCCAATTTGATACTTCTATTAAAAAGCCTTTTGTTTCAGCAGACGGATCCAAAGTCATTTTTGAAAAGGATTATCAGCTTTATATTTATGATATCGCTTCAAAAAACACAAAACCCCTGAACATCAGTCTGAATACCAACAAAACGCTGGAAAAAGAACAAAACTTCAATGTGGAAAATAATATTTCTTATTATGATGTATCTCCGGATGGTAAGAAAATGGCCTTTATAAGCCGTGGTGTTCTGTTTGTTTCGGATATTGAAGGAAAATTTGCACAACAGGTTTCTGACGGAAAAGAGCGCGCCATGGAAGTAAAATGGCTGAAAGACAACCGTACTCTGCTTTACAGCCAGACTTACAATGGATACCAAAACTGGTTTACTATTCCTGCGGACGGAAAAGGCCAGATCAAACAATTAACGGAAGATTTACGCAATAACCGCAATATAACACTCAACAGCGATCTTTCAAAAGCGGTTTACTTAAGCGGCCGTGATGAAGTAAGATTGCTGGATTTAAAAAGTTTTAAGTCTACAACCATCGTAAAAGACGAAATCTGGGCATTCCAAAACTCAAGACCTTCTTTTTCGCCAAACAATGAATACGTCCTGTTCTCTGCAAAAAGAAACTTTGAACTGGATATTTTCATCTATAACATTAAAAAAGGACAGACGCTCAATCTTACCAATACAGGTGTTTCAGAGGAAGATCCTGTATGGTCTCCAAACGGCAGGTATATTTATTTCGCGAGCGACAGAACCAATCCGTCTTATCCTTTAGGTATGCAGAAATCTAACATTTACCGTATGGCTTTAGACTGGTTTGATGAACCTTTTAAATCTGAAAAATTCGATAAACTCTTCACAGAAGAAAAGAAGGAAACAAAATCTTCTGATAAAGCGAAAGATAAAGACAAGAAGGACAAAAAAGAAGACGACAAGGATAAAGAGAAAAAGGAAGAACAAGAACCGGTAATCAAAGAACTGAAAGTAAATCCTGAAGATACTCTGGACAGAATCGAGCTGGTTACCGACCGATATGGATATCAGGATGATCCAGCCGTTTTCTCTGATGACAAAAAAGAAATTCTATTATTCAACTCTAATCAGGACAATGGAAAAAGACAGCTGTACAAAAAGGTGTTCACAGATTTTGAGCCTGCCAAATCCGAAAAAGTTTTCGATAAAGCAGCTTATTACCTTACTAAAAATGAGAAAACCCTATTTGCACTGATAGAAGGTAATATTTATAAAACAACTGTTGCAGCATTAAAACCTGAGAAAATAAATATTCAATATAGTTTTGATAAAGACCTGGCATCAGAATTCACTCAGATGTTTGCTGAAGCATGGACTGGTGTGGAAGAAAACTTCTATGATGAAAAGTTCCATGGGATTGACTGGAAAGCAAAAAAGGAACAGTATGCCAAATATCTTCCGTATGTACACAACAGAAATGACCTGAGAATTTTATTAAATGATCTTTTAGGCGAGCTTAATTCTTCACACACCGGATTTTCTTCTACCGGAAAAGAAGAAACAATGTACCTGAACTATTTTACCAATGAAACAGGAATTATTTTCAAAAAAGATCAGCCTTACACCGTAGAAAGTATTGTAAGAAAATCTCCGGCCTTCCGTTCCGGAGTTGATATTAAATCTGGAGATCAATTGATTTCTGTAAACGGAAAAAAAATTGATCTAAACGAAAATATTGAAACGTATTTTACAAGCCCCAAAAAACAGGATGAACTTGTTCTTACGTTCGATCGTGATGGTAAAAATGTAACCACCAAAGTACACCCTATTTCAAACGGAGAATTAAAAGGATTGCTTTATGATGATTGGATCTACAACAATCATCAGCGTGTTGATAAGCTTAGTAACAACCGTATCGCTTATTCATGCATGAAAAATATGTCAACTGATGAACTGGACCGCTTCCTACTGGATATGGTAGAACAGGAAAACAGAAAAGACGCTGTAATTCTTGACCTGCGGTATAATACAGGCGGAAATGTTCATGATAAGGTATTAAATTTCCTTTCTCAGAAGCCTTATTTACAATGGAAATATCGTGAAGGAAAAATGACAACACAGCCTAACTTTGCTCCTTCCGGAAAACCTATTGTTCTTCTGATTAATGAAGCTTCACTAAGTG
This DNA window, taken from Chryseobacterium viscerum, encodes the following:
- a CDS encoding DUF6646 family protein translates to MKKLFFMVMIFFFGAMANAQAWTGKGDQKVQLGLSAWGYGTGVTGTYDYGLNKLISVGAGINGYFDNYKNNDKDNRVFVFGRLNFHLQEALNLPSKWDIYPGVDLGVLGRDFGVGAHIGARYFFTEKIGVFAEVGNNGSLGVSFNL
- the rseP gene encoding RIP metalloprotease RseP, which translates into the protein MEIAIKLFQFILSISILVLLHELGHFLPAIWFKTRAEKFFLFFDPYFSIFSMKKINGKWQYKFLSKNLPDSEVIEVNGKKEEVPIDISKLPENDWRKHPEQTKYGIGWLPFGGYVKIAGMVDESMDTAQMKKPAEPWEFRSKPAWQRLIIMLGGVTVNFFLAWLIYSCLSFFNGETYTDITKFNNGIEASSAGKKMGFQNGDKIISVDGKPAERLENTSINILLGDHVTVNRNGQEVTFPVNADGVADVLKQREAKLYITPRVSMVIDSLATPSSQASGLAKGDKIVGINGKKAAFFDEVSTLLSENKGKTITVDVERNGALQTLPAVSVDKNGKLGVAIDTKSIAKAIVTNKKYSFGEAIPRGFTRTIEALTTQVKQFKIMFNSKVQGYKNVGGPIAIVKNMPVDKDADGSFKINWVAFWSFTAMFSVWLAFLNLIPIPGLDGGHVLFTLYEIIVGKPVPQKVLENAQMIGVIFLLGLMLLIFGSDIFKVFTGKL
- a CDS encoding S41 family peptidase translates to MKKTIISLLTAFSIIGISAQEKSYFLSSPSLSPDGKTAYFSYDGDIWKVGSNGGNASRITALDGEEINPRLSPDGKWLAFSSNQYGNYDVYVMPAEGGTIKQLTFHTGRDEMESWAWDSKTIYFTSSRNNNFGSFKTTIEGKTPQKLFNNYFNNTNGLVETPAGEYLFTSSSESAHQVQRKRYKGENNPDILGYNPKSNSFKQYTNYEGKDFNPSVDKNGIIYFISDENNGEYNLYKLENGKKTSLTQFDTSIKKPFVSADGSKVIFEKDYQLYIYDIASKNTKPLNISLNTNKTLEKEQNFNVENNISYYDVSPDGKKMAFISRGVLFVSDIEGKFAQQVSDGKERAMEVKWLKDNRTLLYSQTYNGYQNWFTIPADGKGQIKQLTEDLRNNRNITLNSDLSKAVYLSGRDEVRLLDLKSFKSTTIVKDEIWAFQNSRPSFSPNNEYVLFSAKRNFELDIFIYNIKKGQTLNLTNTGVSEEDPVWSPNGRYIYFASDRTNPSYPLGMQKSNIYRMALDWFDEPFKSEKFDKLFTEEKKETKSSDKAKDKDKKDKKEDDKDKEKKEEQEPVIKELKVNPEDTLDRIELVTDRYGYQDDPAVFSDDKKEILLFNSNQDNGKRQLYKKVFTDFEPAKSEKVFDKAAYYLTKNEKTLFALIEGNIYKTTVAALKPEKINIQYSFDKDLASEFTQMFAEAWTGVEENFYDEKFHGIDWKAKKEQYAKYLPYVHNRNDLRILLNDLLGELNSSHTGFSSTGKEETMYLNYFTNETGIIFKKDQPYTVESIVRKSPAFRSGVDIKSGDQLISVNGKKIDLNENIETYFTSPKKQDELVLTFDRDGKNVTTKVHPISNGELKGLLYDDWIYNNHQRVDKLSNNRIAYSCMKNMSTDELDRFLLDMVEQENRKDAVILDLRYNTGGNVHDKVLNFLSQKPYLQWKYREGKMTTQPNFAPSGKPIVLLINEASLSDAEMTAAGFKALKLGKIIGQDTYRWIIFTSAKGLVDGSSYRLPSWGTYTLDGQNLEKTGVKPDIYVKNTFMDRLQDNDPQLERAVQEILKDLKK